The Elaeis guineensis isolate ETL-2024a chromosome 13, EG11, whole genome shotgun sequence genome includes a region encoding these proteins:
- the LOC105060714 gene encoding zinc finger protein 1 — MALETSAPVPASVLKSSVAESREAAVAPQQVEGWAKRKRSKRHRFFDHHSTEEEYLALCLMMLAHGGGEAGQRLPFPTPPPPPETRQKYKCSVCGKAFSSYQALGGHKASHRKPNIPGGGAEEVDSIGSTVASTISSSGGGSGRAHECSVCHRTFPTGQALGGHKRRHYEGGATAGATGGSGVTTLEAASSGPRVFDLNLPPLPEFGFEAAESWCLAAADDEEVQSPLSLKKPALSIST; from the coding sequence ATGGCCCTGGAAACTTCGGCACCGGTGCCGGCTTCGGTGTTGAAGTCTAGTGTTGCTGAATCGAGAGAAGCGGCGGTGGCGCCGCAGCAGGTGGAGGGGTGGGCAAAGCGGAAGCGGTCGAAGCGTCACCGCTTCTTTGATCACCACTCGACCGAAGAGGAGTACCTGGCGCTCTGCCTCATGATGCTTGCCCACGGCGGTGGCGAAGCCGGTCAACGCCTCCCGTTCCCCACGCCACCGCCGCCACCGGAGACAAGGCAGAAATACAAGTGCTCCGTCTGCGGCAAGGCCTTCAGTTCCTACCAGGCCCTTGGTGGCCACAAGGCCAGCCACCGGAAGCCCAACATCCCCGGCGGCGGAGCGGAGGAGGTGGACTCTATCGGCTCCACTGTCGCCAGCACCATCTCGTCGTCGGGCGGCGGCAGTGGGAGGGCGCACGAGTGCTCGGTGTGCCACAGGACGTTCCCGACGGGGCAGGCGCTGGGAGGCCACAAGAGACGCCACTACGAAGGCGGCGCCACCGCTGGAGCCACCGGAGGGAGCGGGGTGACGACGCTGGAGGCGGCGAGCTCGGGGCCGAGGGTGTTCGATCTGAACCTGCCGCCGCTGCCGGAGTTCGGGTTCGAAGCCGCAGAAAGTTGGTGTTTGGCGGCGGCCGACGACGAGGAGGTGCAGAGCCCTCTGTCGCTGAAGAAGCCGGCGTTATCGATTTCAACTTAA